A region from the Geobacter benzoatilyticus genome encodes:
- a CDS encoding efflux RND transporter periplasmic adaptor subunit: MRSPTAIIPLLALTVLAFSGCGGDKAGSGEKEKPVVVTGVPTEKVESVALPEGMEAVGTVKARNSAVIASRIPGTVTGVFVTEGQRVGRGKILVTLEAAESTAQAAAAYASVEEAERGLEEARARRRLADATFERYHNLFREEAVTRQELDNRRADRDVSAQAVARSEARVAAARQAARAAGAVAGYTRISAPMAGVVTAKQVERGMTVFPGTPLLTVEEEGNYRLEVAIPESLVAQVRVGDTVQVSVDGAGVASSGRIAEVVPAADPASRTFTTKVDIAGKGLKSGMFGRVFLATGERKGVAVPRGAVVERGALTSVWVVDGRNIARMRLVKTGSLHGDRLEILSGLSPGERVVTGGVEKVVEGAEVR, translated from the coding sequence ATGAGGAGCCCCACGGCAATAATTCCACTCCTTGCTTTAACCGTTCTTGCCTTTTCCGGCTGTGGCGGCGACAAGGCGGGATCCGGAGAAAAAGAGAAGCCCGTCGTCGTGACCGGAGTGCCGACGGAGAAGGTTGAATCGGTGGCGCTTCCCGAAGGGATGGAGGCGGTGGGGACGGTTAAGGCCCGCAACTCCGCAGTCATTGCTTCCCGGATTCCGGGTACGGTTACCGGCGTTTTTGTGACTGAGGGACAACGGGTCGGGCGGGGGAAGATTCTCGTGACCCTGGAAGCTGCCGAGAGCACTGCCCAGGCTGCCGCCGCATATGCGTCGGTGGAAGAGGCGGAGAGGGGGCTGGAGGAGGCGCGGGCGCGCCGGCGCCTTGCCGATGCCACCTTCGAGCGTTACCACAACCTCTTCAGGGAGGAAGCGGTCACACGGCAGGAGCTGGACAACCGCCGGGCCGACCGGGACGTGTCCGCCCAGGCGGTGGCCCGGTCGGAGGCGAGGGTGGCGGCGGCGCGGCAGGCTGCCCGCGCGGCCGGAGCCGTTGCCGGCTACACCCGCATCTCGGCTCCCATGGCCGGAGTGGTCACGGCGAAGCAGGTGGAGCGGGGAATGACGGTTTTTCCGGGTACGCCGCTGCTGACCGTTGAGGAAGAGGGAAACTATCGCCTTGAAGTGGCGATTCCGGAATCCCTTGTGGCACAGGTGAGGGTTGGCGACACGGTACAGGTGTCGGTGGATGGGGCCGGTGTAGCCTCCTCCGGGCGCATTGCCGAGGTGGTTCCTGCCGCGGACCCGGCGAGCCGCACCTTTACCACCAAAGTCGATATCGCGGGCAAAGGGCTGAAATCCGGGATGTTCGGCCGCGTATTCCTCGCGACCGGCGAGCGGAAAGGCGTCGCCGTCCCCCGGGGTGCCGTCGTGGAGCGTGGTGCTCTCACGTCCGTATGGGTGGTTGACGGGCGCAACATTGCCCGGATGCGGCTTGTCAAGACCGGCTCGCTCCATGGGGACCGCCTGGAAATCCTCTCGGGGCTCTCCCCGGGGGAGCGGGTGGTGACCGGCGGCGTGGAGAAGGTGGTCGAAGGGGCGGAAGTCCGATAA
- a CDS encoding TolC family protein, which produces MKDINEKGLPVKFFAAGLLILLLVPNVLLGAERSVALDEVLILALERNHLVSGAAYEKQAAEEGAAASRSRYLPRITFDEAFSASDLPTRVFMMKLDQGRFTANDFAIGNLNTPSSTTDFRTSLSLEQPLFDLGIGYGREMAQREAERMGERFEGRREDVGFAVYAAYLGVQRAKAVLAAAEKDVAEAREHLRVAKVRNEQGAGLKSDELRARTFLSEMEERNITALNDLKLAKMRLALAVGGDAGDSLDIRGDVTAEAFRLDEAEVVGTAVANRRDLKGAEKGVERAEAAVGLARSAWFPTVYGGASVQMNDRDVPFGHDNDGWSAGVNLRWEIFDGLGRSHNSARARAERDAANQYREQLRKEIELQVRESILRRAEAGKRLEVARHALLAAEEGTRLVNKRFANGLATMVELLDAQSSLNRARTGLVERETDHLLATARIYHAAGIFLKEMTQ; this is translated from the coding sequence ATGAAGGACATCAACGAGAAGGGGTTGCCCGTGAAGTTTTTTGCTGCCGGCTTGCTGATACTGTTGCTGGTTCCCAATGTGCTGCTGGGGGCCGAGCGTTCCGTCGCCCTCGATGAGGTGCTTATACTTGCCCTGGAACGGAACCATCTGGTGAGCGGCGCAGCCTACGAAAAGCAGGCCGCCGAAGAGGGGGCCGCGGCGAGCCGCAGCCGTTACTTGCCGCGCATTACGTTCGACGAGGCGTTCAGCGCTTCCGACCTCCCCACCCGGGTTTTCATGATGAAGCTGGATCAGGGGCGCTTCACCGCGAACGACTTCGCCATCGGCAATCTGAATACCCCTTCCTCCACCACTGATTTCCGCACATCACTCTCCCTGGAGCAGCCCCTGTTCGATCTGGGGATAGGCTACGGGCGGGAGATGGCCCAGCGGGAGGCCGAACGGATGGGCGAACGGTTCGAGGGGCGGCGCGAGGATGTGGGGTTTGCGGTTTATGCCGCGTATCTCGGTGTGCAGAGGGCAAAGGCGGTGCTGGCGGCGGCCGAGAAGGATGTGGCCGAGGCACGGGAGCACCTGCGGGTGGCAAAGGTCCGCAACGAGCAGGGAGCCGGCCTCAAGTCCGATGAGCTGCGGGCACGTACCTTTCTTTCGGAGATGGAGGAGCGAAACATTACCGCACTCAACGACCTGAAGCTGGCCAAAATGCGGTTGGCGCTGGCCGTGGGGGGGGATGCCGGCGACTCCCTCGACATCCGGGGGGATGTGACGGCAGAGGCATTCCGTCTGGACGAGGCGGAGGTCGTGGGGACGGCCGTTGCCAACCGCCGTGACCTGAAGGGTGCCGAAAAAGGGGTGGAGCGGGCCGAGGCCGCCGTGGGACTTGCCCGCAGTGCCTGGTTTCCAACGGTTTACGGCGGGGCTTCAGTGCAGATGAATGACAGGGATGTTCCCTTTGGCCATGACAACGACGGATGGAGCGCGGGGGTGAACCTGCGCTGGGAAATCTTCGACGGACTCGGGCGAAGCCACAACTCGGCCAGGGCCCGTGCTGAGCGGGATGCGGCGAACCAGTACCGGGAACAGCTGCGCAAGGAAATCGAACTTCAGGTGCGCGAGAGCATCCTGCGCCGCGCCGAGGCCGGGAAGCGGCTGGAGGTGGCGCGTCACGCGCTTCTGGCGGCCGAAGAGGGGACGCGGCTGGTGAACAAGCGGTTTGCAAACGGTCTTGCCACCATGGTGGAGCTCCTGGATGCCCAGTCATCCCTGAACCGTGCCCGTACCGGGCTTGTGGAGCGGGAGACCGACCACCTGCTGGCTACGGCGCGGATTTACCATGCCGCCGGCATATTCCTGAAGGAGATGACCCAATGA
- a CDS encoding DUF2062 domain-containing protein — protein MINKEKWKHNIRAILSLDSHPGHIAAGLAVGVFIGFTPFFSLHTVLAIAAAFIFRLNKLTCVTGAWVNTPLTVVPVLAASYKIGLVVRGLPPQEFHFKSIQWVHLKSHAATLIIGSSILGFAAALFSYALCYWLIVRFRKKDETLATLTDEMEELGEDLE, from the coding sequence GTGATCAACAAAGAGAAGTGGAAGCACAACATACGAGCGATTCTTTCCCTGGACAGCCATCCGGGCCATATCGCAGCGGGGCTGGCCGTCGGCGTATTTATCGGATTCACCCCCTTTTTCTCGCTGCACACCGTTCTTGCCATAGCAGCAGCCTTCATCTTCCGGCTCAACAAGCTCACCTGCGTCACGGGCGCCTGGGTCAACACCCCCCTCACCGTAGTGCCGGTCCTGGCCGCCAGCTACAAGATCGGCCTCGTCGTCAGAGGACTCCCTCCCCAGGAATTCCATTTCAAGAGTATCCAGTGGGTTCACCTCAAGAGCCATGCCGCAACCCTCATCATCGGCTCATCCATTTTAGGCTTTGCAGCGGCCCTCTTCTCCTACGCCCTCTGCTACTGGCTCATCGTCCGCTTCCGGAAAAAGGACGAAACCCTTGCCACTCTCACCGATGAAATGGAAGAACTGGGCGAGGACCTGGAATAG
- a CDS encoding inorganic phosphate transporter: MPDATLLMLVLVIGAALAFDYINGFHDTANAIATCVSTRALSIRAAITMAAVLNFAGAMISTKVAATIGKGIVDANNVTQMVVLAGILGAIVWDLITWYYGLPASSSHAIIGGLMGAVIAHAGTAALHWKGLEKIVLSLVLSPIVGVVLGFIAMIIMLWCFKSKSPHSINNNFRRLQVLSAAFMAFSHGTADAQKSMGVITMALVSYGSLTTFDVPTWVKIACALAMGFGTAAGGWRIIKTVGKDFVKLQPVHGFCVETASAGVILGASSIGMPVSTTHVITSSILGVGLSKRLTAVNWNVAGRIIVAWVLTIPASAIMAYVCYQVLSPLLGQ, encoded by the coding sequence ATGCCTGATGCGACATTGCTCATGCTTGTCCTGGTTATCGGGGCGGCACTGGCTTTCGACTACATCAACGGCTTCCACGATACGGCAAATGCCATCGCCACCTGCGTATCCACCCGCGCCCTTTCCATAAGGGCTGCAATCACCATGGCGGCGGTGCTCAACTTCGCCGGCGCAATGATTTCCACGAAAGTGGCCGCCACAATCGGCAAGGGGATAGTGGATGCCAACAACGTAACTCAGATGGTGGTGCTTGCCGGGATACTCGGCGCCATCGTCTGGGACCTCATCACCTGGTATTACGGGCTTCCCGCATCCTCTTCCCATGCCATCATCGGTGGACTGATGGGGGCGGTCATAGCCCATGCCGGTACGGCTGCCCTCCATTGGAAGGGGCTTGAAAAGATAGTCCTGTCGCTGGTTCTTTCCCCCATCGTTGGCGTCGTGCTCGGTTTCATTGCCATGATCATCATGCTTTGGTGCTTCAAGAGCAAATCGCCCCATTCCATCAATAATAATTTCCGGCGGCTCCAAGTCCTGTCGGCCGCTTTCATGGCCTTCTCCCACGGCACCGCCGACGCCCAGAAATCCATGGGCGTCATCACCATGGCACTGGTGAGTTACGGCTCCCTGACCACCTTCGATGTCCCCACATGGGTCAAGATTGCCTGCGCATTGGCCATGGGCTTCGGCACCGCTGCCGGCGGGTGGCGGATCATCAAGACTGTCGGGAAGGACTTCGTGAAGCTTCAACCGGTTCACGGCTTCTGCGTCGAAACCGCCTCGGCGGGGGTCATCCTGGGGGCCTCATCCATCGGGATGCCGGTAAGTACCACCCACGTAATCACCTCATCCATCCTCGGCGTCGGCCTCTCGAAGCGCCTCACTGCGGTAAACTGGAACGTGGCAGGCAGGATAATCGTCGCCTGGGTTCTGACTATCCCGGCATCGGCGATCATGGCCTACGTCTGCTATCAGGTTCTTAGCCCGCTGCTCGGGCAGTGA
- a CDS encoding DUF47 domain-containing protein, whose translation MFGLIPKEEKFFALFNDMTANIIEGAKLLKDMMDNYDDPQGSQKKIKDIEHKGDQITHDIIQKLNKSFVTPLDREDIYSLSAALDDMIDLIDASSQRFIMYNVEKPTQEAKELAFIILKSCEAVAKAVGHLGGKFEHMAGHCVEVNALENEADRVCREAISKLFDEEKDPIQLIKWKEIYETLERATDKCEDAANILESVVVKNA comes from the coding sequence ATGTTCGGCCTTATTCCGAAGGAAGAGAAGTTTTTTGCCCTGTTCAATGACATGACCGCCAATATCATCGAGGGGGCCAAGCTCCTCAAGGATATGATGGATAATTACGACGACCCCCAGGGGAGTCAGAAAAAGATCAAGGACATCGAGCATAAGGGTGATCAGATAACCCACGACATCATCCAGAAACTCAACAAGAGCTTCGTGACCCCCCTTGACCGGGAGGATATCTACTCCCTGTCGGCGGCCCTCGATGACATGATCGACCTCATTGACGCATCATCGCAGCGCTTCATCATGTATAACGTGGAGAAACCGACACAGGAAGCGAAGGAGCTTGCCTTCATCATCCTCAAGTCGTGCGAGGCGGTTGCCAAGGCAGTGGGACACCTGGGGGGCAAGTTCGAGCATATGGCAGGGCACTGCGTTGAGGTCAACGCCCTGGAAAACGAGGCTGACCGCGTTTGCCGCGAGGCCATAAGCAAGCTCTTCGACGAAGAGAAGGATCCGATTCAGCTCATCAAGTGGAAAGAGATTTACGAAACACTCGAGCGGGCAACCGATAAGTGCGAGGACGCAGCCAACATCCTTGAGAGCGTGGTGGTGAAAAATGCCTGA
- a CDS encoding undecaprenyl-diphosphate phosphatase: protein MNPLHATVLGAVQGLTEVLPISSSAHLILVPWLLGWPESGLTFDVALHLGTFIALAFYFRRDISKMAVNAIAGLREGAGSPAIRLPYYIVAACIPAAIVGKTLEEPIEEIFRSNPAIIATLLIGFGLLLALADTMGAKRLQMDRINLKNAMLIGLAQCLALIPGASRSGITITAALFLGFSRETAARFSFLLSLPIVAGAALLKVGQLAHQGVPQGELQPLLIGIAVSAAFGYISVALLLKLVQRYSLYPFVWYRIFAGGAVLLYIFNQ from the coding sequence ATGAACCCCCTTCACGCAACAGTACTCGGAGCCGTTCAAGGACTGACCGAAGTGCTTCCCATAAGCAGTTCGGCACACCTGATTCTTGTTCCATGGCTGCTGGGCTGGCCCGAATCGGGGCTCACCTTCGACGTCGCGCTCCATCTGGGGACCTTCATCGCTTTGGCCTTCTACTTCCGCCGCGACATCTCCAAAATGGCCGTAAACGCCATCGCAGGGCTCAGGGAGGGAGCAGGCTCCCCCGCCATCCGCCTTCCCTATTACATAGTTGCAGCGTGCATCCCGGCCGCCATCGTCGGCAAGACTCTCGAAGAACCCATTGAAGAAATCTTCCGTTCAAATCCGGCCATAATCGCCACGCTCCTCATCGGCTTCGGCCTTCTGCTGGCCCTGGCCGACACCATGGGCGCAAAACGCCTGCAAATGGACCGCATCAACCTCAAAAACGCCATGCTGATCGGCCTGGCCCAGTGTCTGGCGCTCATTCCCGGGGCTTCCCGTTCCGGCATCACAATTACCGCGGCCCTGTTCCTCGGCTTCAGCCGCGAGACGGCCGCCCGGTTCTCGTTCCTCCTCTCGCTCCCCATAGTTGCCGGGGCCGCCTTGCTGAAAGTGGGCCAACTGGCGCATCAGGGAGTGCCACAAGGTGAATTGCAGCCGCTTCTGATCGGCATCGCCGTCTCGGCTGCGTTCGGCTACATAAGCGTCGCCCTCCTTCTCAAGCTGGTGCAGCGCTATTCCCTCTACCCCTTTGTCTGGTATCGCATTTTTGCCGGGGGAGCGGTTCTCCTCTATATATTCAACCAATAA
- the radC gene encoding RadC family protein codes for MAGGIKSWPEDERPREKLVRRGSPALSDAELLALIIRTGDTVTKRSAIDLGRDLLQEFGDLRTLAGATVGELCAVKGTGPAKAASIKAALEIATRINSERLMICSERFTSPEQVYNHYHYAFRDRRKEYFMVLLLDGKNRIMREVQISEGSLNQSIVHPREVFNPAVRESAAAVILVHNHPTGDPAPSREDLEITRRLREAGDLMGIKVLDHIIIGDGRFTSFISAGFM; via the coding sequence ATGGCAGGCGGCATCAAGTCGTGGCCCGAGGACGAGCGTCCCAGGGAAAAACTGGTGAGACGGGGAAGCCCCGCCCTTTCCGACGCAGAACTCCTGGCCCTTATAATCCGTACCGGTGATACGGTCACAAAGCGCAGCGCCATCGACCTCGGCAGGGACCTGCTCCAGGAATTCGGGGATCTCAGAACCCTGGCCGGCGCGACTGTGGGAGAACTCTGCGCCGTCAAGGGAACCGGCCCCGCCAAGGCGGCCTCCATCAAGGCGGCACTGGAGATCGCAACCCGCATCAATTCGGAGCGGCTCATGATCTGCAGCGAGCGCTTCACCTCCCCCGAGCAGGTTTACAACCACTACCACTATGCCTTCCGTGACCGGCGCAAGGAGTACTTCATGGTGCTTCTGCTGGACGGGAAAAACCGGATCATGCGGGAAGTGCAGATTTCGGAAGGAAGCCTAAACCAGAGCATCGTCCATCCAAGGGAAGTTTTCAACCCGGCCGTGCGGGAGTCGGCGGCAGCGGTGATTCTCGTCCACAACCACCCCACTGGGGACCCGGCTCCGAGCCGCGAAGACCTGGAAATCACCCGGCGCCTCCGGGAGGCGGGTGACCTCATGGGAATAAAGGTTCTCGATCACATCATCATCGGAGACGGCCGCTTCACAAGTTTCATTTCCGCCGGTTTCATGTAA
- a CDS encoding complex I NDUFA9 subunit family protein, with translation MKIFLSGGTGFVGGHLRRALLDAGHTVRLLVHGQHEGVEQGVEQAEGDVTKVETFAGAVEGCDATINLVGIIREFPSRGVTFERLHVEATKNVLEAARLGGVRRHLQMSALGSRPNATSRYHQTKWRAEEQVRNSGLDWTIFRPSIIFGPKDDFINKLAGYIRSYPAVPVIGDGRYRLQPVSADDVARCFTLALEKPETVGQAYELCGPDCIVYNDLLDIIGRVIGKGHVTKIPNPLGIMKLVVPVMQGFSSFPITMDQITMLVEENICTSPWPRVFEVEPERFEAGISKYLSR, from the coding sequence ATGAAAATTTTCCTTTCCGGTGGAACCGGTTTTGTCGGCGGACACCTGAGGCGTGCGCTCCTGGATGCCGGGCATACCGTCCGGCTCCTCGTCCATGGGCAGCATGAGGGTGTGGAGCAGGGGGTGGAGCAGGCCGAAGGGGATGTGACGAAGGTGGAGACTTTCGCAGGGGCCGTGGAGGGGTGTGACGCCACCATCAATCTGGTGGGTATCATCCGTGAGTTTCCCTCCAGGGGGGTCACTTTTGAGCGGCTCCATGTGGAGGCAACTAAAAACGTCCTGGAGGCTGCCCGGCTGGGGGGAGTCCGGCGCCACCTGCAGATGTCGGCCCTGGGCTCCCGGCCCAATGCCACTTCCCGGTATCACCAGACGAAATGGCGCGCCGAGGAGCAGGTGCGCAACTCGGGGCTCGATTGGACCATCTTCCGCCCGTCGATTATCTTCGGCCCTAAGGATGATTTCATCAACAAGCTGGCCGGCTACATCAGGTCATACCCGGCCGTTCCGGTCATAGGCGACGGGAGGTACCGGCTTCAGCCGGTGTCGGCCGACGACGTTGCCCGCTGTTTCACCCTCGCCCTGGAGAAGCCGGAGACTGTGGGGCAGGCCTATGAGCTCTGCGGCCCGGATTGCATCGTCTATAACGATTTGCTCGACATCATCGGCCGGGTGATCGGCAAGGGTCATGTGACGAAGATTCCCAATCCCCTGGGCATCATGAAACTGGTCGTGCCGGTCATGCAGGGCTTCTCTTCCTTTCCCATAACCATGGACCAGATTACGATGCTGGTGGAGGAGAATATCTGCACGAGTCCATGGCCACGGGTATTTGAAGTCGAGCCCGAACGGTTCGAGGCGGGAATTTCCAAATATCTGAGCCGCTGA
- a CDS encoding ferritin family protein, with amino-acid sequence MSEQGAVCYTFEAAVEMAIQMEEEGFRHYLTAIKKVKNKGAREILKEAAMDELEHKQSLEQALLEGEMEGAEALDRPISTMNLGYVLAKKELSPNSDTREALAYAIHLEKGSMDFYKRMAEGCAGAPMAGIFQKMLADEAKHLTQLEDLYEQHFMTEN; translated from the coding sequence ATGAGCGAACAAGGTGCGGTCTGCTACACGTTCGAAGCCGCCGTGGAAATGGCTATCCAGATGGAGGAAGAAGGATTCCGGCACTATCTGACCGCCATAAAAAAGGTAAAAAACAAAGGGGCGCGCGAGATTCTCAAGGAAGCCGCCATGGACGAACTGGAACATAAGCAGAGCCTGGAGCAGGCCCTCCTTGAAGGGGAGATGGAAGGAGCCGAAGCCCTCGACAGGCCGATTTCGACCATGAACCTCGGCTACGTTCTGGCAAAGAAAGAGCTGAGCCCCAACTCGGATACCCGTGAAGCCCTGGCCTACGCCATTCACCTCGAAAAGGGATCAATGGATTTTTACAAGCGTATGGCCGAAGGGTGTGCAGGCGCCCCCATGGCGGGCATCTTCCAGAAAATGCTGGCCGACGAGGCAAAACACCTCACACAGCTTGAGGATTTGTACGAACAGCACTTCATGACCGAGAACTGA
- a CDS encoding FKBP-type peptidyl-prolyl cis-trans isomerase, protein MAQAKKGDTVKVHYTGKLSSGEVFDSSEANGNTPLEFTIGEGDVIAGFEEAVIGMSSGEAKTVTIPEDKAYGPRIEGLVAEVEREYLPKDAEPKLGQQYEVTQDDGQIFNVMVTEMTDTTVTLDANHPLAGRDLIFEIKLVEIA, encoded by the coding sequence ATGGCACAGGCAAAAAAGGGTGACACCGTCAAGGTTCACTATACGGGCAAGCTTTCGTCCGGCGAGGTCTTTGATTCTTCCGAAGCAAACGGGAACACTCCCCTCGAGTTCACCATCGGCGAGGGTGACGTGATTGCAGGTTTCGAGGAAGCGGTTATCGGCATGAGTTCCGGCGAAGCCAAGACGGTGACGATTCCCGAGGACAAGGCTTACGGGCCGAGGATTGAAGGGCTTGTGGCCGAGGTGGAGCGGGAATATCTCCCCAAGGATGCCGAGCCCAAGCTGGGGCAGCAGTACGAGGTGACCCAGGATGACGGGCAGATTTTTAACGTGATGGTTACGGAGATGACCGACACTACGGTGACCCTCGACGCCAACCATCCGTTGGCCGGCCGAGACCTGATCTTCGAGATAAAGCTTGTGGAAATTGCCTGA
- a CDS encoding dodecin has translation MSYGDDRVYKKVEIIGVSKRGLDAAIQAAVTKAHKTLQKLSWFEVQDIRGHVGDDGTVTEYQVILKVAFEIKE, from the coding sequence ATGAGCTACGGTGACGACAGAGTCTACAAAAAAGTGGAGATTATCGGGGTATCGAAGCGCGGGCTTGATGCGGCCATTCAGGCGGCGGTCACAAAGGCCCACAAAACGCTGCAGAAACTCTCCTGGTTCGAGGTCCAGGATATCCGCGGCCATGTGGGCGATGACGGTACCGTGACCGAGTACCAGGTGATATTGAAGGTGGCATTCGAGATTAAAGAGTAG
- the lipA gene encoding lipoyl synthase: protein MNIARKPEWLQKRINPAAHAAMEGLLGELHLHTVCQEARCPNITECFRERQATFLILGADCTRLCSFCNVTKRTPLPPDSTEPARVAEAVFRLGLSHVVITSPTRDDLPDGGAGHYAETVAAIRSAAPATKVELLIPDFLGSSESLARVVASAPAIIGHNVETVPRLYDIRAGGEYGRSLRVLRMLGELAPAVRSKSGIMLGLGETEDEVLTVFADLRAAGCSYLGIGQYLAPSRQHHPVREFIRPELFEKYRITALSMGFAHVESGPYVRSSYHAARYDGAP from the coding sequence ATGAACATCGCCCGCAAGCCCGAGTGGCTGCAAAAGAGGATAAACCCGGCGGCCCACGCAGCCATGGAGGGGCTTCTGGGGGAGTTGCATCTTCACACGGTTTGCCAGGAGGCCCGCTGCCCCAATATTACAGAATGCTTCCGGGAGCGGCAGGCAACCTTTCTCATCCTGGGGGCCGACTGCACCCGTCTCTGCTCTTTCTGCAACGTTACCAAGCGGACGCCGCTCCCCCCCGACTCCACTGAGCCGGCCCGGGTGGCGGAGGCGGTTTTTCGCCTCGGTCTCTCCCACGTGGTAATAACGAGTCCCACCCGGGATGATCTCCCCGACGGCGGCGCCGGCCATTATGCCGAAACCGTTGCCGCCATCCGGAGTGCTGCACCCGCCACGAAGGTGGAACTCCTCATCCCCGATTTTCTCGGCAGTAGCGAGAGTCTTGCCCGGGTCGTAGCCTCGGCGCCGGCCATAATCGGCCACAATGTGGAAACGGTGCCGCGCCTTTATGATATCCGCGCGGGGGGCGAATATGGCCGCTCCCTCCGGGTGCTTCGCATGCTTGGGGAGTTGGCGCCGGCCGTGCGCAGCAAGTCGGGAATCATGCTCGGCCTGGGCGAGACGGAGGACGAAGTGCTGACGGTTTTTGCCGACCTGCGAGCCGCCGGTTGTTCCTATCTCGGAATTGGCCAGTATCTTGCCCCCAGCAGACAGCACCATCCGGTCCGGGAATTCATCAGGCCCGAACTATTCGAAAAGTACCGGATTACGGCACTGTCCATGGGGTTTGCCCACGTGGAGAGCGGGCCATATGTGCGGAGTTCCTACCATGCAGCCCGTTATGACGGGGCGCCATAA
- a CDS encoding lipoate--protein ligase family protein → MSAISAADVTGGQGPWRLVDTGPLDGPANMAVDESLLRHFDPASSLPVLRLYGWEPPAFSAGRFQRPEEALLLDRCAAAGIPVVRRITGGGVIYHAAELTYAVVCAPRHISGARGVKETFRALTAFLLRFYGNLGITASWAMDSPLAGGGYGVRTPICFAGKEEYDIVAGGRKIGGNAQRRLKDAIFQHGSIPLSCAISEALPFFREPPAGLVDGTTSLAQLGVTADPAWLRGELARAFGETLGVELIPLALTAEEGATASGLGAGRYGGDAWNLHGETP, encoded by the coding sequence ATGTCTGCTATTTCGGCTGCTGATGTTACCGGGGGCCAGGGGCCCTGGCGTCTCGTGGATACCGGCCCCCTGGACGGCCCCGCCAATATGGCGGTGGACGAGTCGCTTCTCCGGCATTTTGATCCCGCCTCGTCTCTGCCGGTGCTCCGCCTTTACGGGTGGGAGCCACCGGCTTTTTCAGCGGGGCGTTTTCAGCGGCCGGAGGAGGCGTTGCTGCTCGACCGGTGCGCGGCCGCCGGCATTCCCGTTGTGCGGCGGATAACCGGCGGCGGGGTTATCTATCACGCTGCGGAGCTTACCTATGCCGTGGTCTGCGCCCCGCGCCACATTTCCGGCGCCCGGGGAGTCAAGGAAACGTTCCGGGCACTCACCGCCTTCCTGCTCCGTTTTTACGGCAACCTCGGCATAACGGCTTCCTGGGCCATGGATTCTCCGTTGGCTGGGGGGGGCTATGGCGTGCGAACGCCCATCTGCTTTGCCGGCAAAGAGGAGTACGACATCGTTGCCGGGGGGAGGAAGATCGGCGGCAATGCCCAGCGGCGGCTGAAGGATGCGATCTTTCAGCATGGCTCCATCCCGCTGAGCTGCGCGATTTCCGAGGCGCTGCCCTTTTTTCGCGAGCCCCCCGCCGGTCTTGTCGACGGGACCACGAGTCTCGCCCAGTTGGGAGTGACGGCAGACCCGGCTTGGCTGCGGGGGGAGCTTGCCCGCGCCTTCGGGGAAACCCTCGGCGTCGAACTCATCCCCTTGGCCCTCACGGCGGAGGAAGGGGCAACCGCCTCCGGTCTCGGCGCCGGGCGTTATGGCGGGGATGCCTGGAATCTGCACGGAGAAACGCCATGA